DNA sequence from the Peromyscus eremicus chromosome 7, PerEre_H2_v1, whole genome shotgun sequence genome:
tgctgagattaaaggtgtgcactaccacaccagcTTGGCTTTACTTTTTATACTCAGATTTAGACGAAATTTTAAAACTACATGACAATAACTTCAAGTATCATTTCACTTACAGGTCTGCATTACATTTACTGAATTTGggaaaatgcaaaatatttgTAACTTTCTGGTTGAAAAGCTAGACAGCTCTGTTGTCATCAACCCACCTGAGTTCTATCACACTCCAGGTTCTGTTGAGAATCTTCGGTAAGTTGAGCACATCTTTATATTATTCATCCTAAATAAAACTACTGAGTGTGGCAGTTCCTTTAATGTCATATTAATCTTTACTTTCAATCCCTAAGGCGGCAAGCCTGTCTTGTTGCTGTTGAGAATGCATGGCGCAAAGCTCAAGAAGTCTGTGACCTTGTTGGCCAAACTCTGGGAAAACCTTTACTaatcaaagaagaagaaacaaaagaatggGAAGGCCAGATTGATGACCAGTTATCCAGACTCCCAGGCTCATTAACTGTACAACAGAAAATCAAAAGTGCAACAATACACGCAGCTTCGAAAGTGTTTATTACTTTTGAGgtaaaagggaaagagaagaaaaaaaagcatctttaaaaTCCAACTAAAGCATACTGTATTTGTATTTCCAAatctgtttttatatattttataatgctTATTTCTGTCCTGAACATACATGTTGTATGGTATACTGATTCTCTATAAAATCTGCCGCTTTTTGAACATAATCCACAGAATGCTTATGTTCACTCTCTAGTTTCCAAAACACTCTGAGAAatactgtgagaaataaatgtattaaaacacACTTTTGTATACTGACAATttatatattgaaaataaaatgaacaaaaaccagcTGATGTTGAATTTCTGCTTCCAAGAATAGTTGTTATGTCTTGTGTTTATGTGTCCAGTTGTACAGAAATAGATCAAATCTGAGCTgcatatcaagaaaaaaaattgtttatgttccataaaaaaaatgtttcccatttcatCACAGTctatatctttctttttaaaaatttcctagaatattttgattatattctttaccctcccccaactcctcctagatcctaaccccaacatctacccaacttttatattctttctctctcttaaaaaaacaaaataaaaacaaaccaaagtatgcacatgctctctctcactctcccccttctctctctctctctctctctctctctctctctctctctctctctctctctctacacacacatacacacacacacacacacacacacacacacacagaatggatTCTGATTttattggccaactactcctgattTGATCATGAGGGCTGCCCTGAGGTGTAGTTCATATACCTTGTTGAAGAACagtgttttttctctctcccagcaggtaCCAATTGCAGACAGCTTCTTGGTTatgggtgggactttgtgcccacttccccttctctgtgCTGGATTTTATCTGGCTTAAAcgtgtgcaggtcttgtgcatgctgtcacagtctctgtgagttcatatgtgcatcagcctTGTGTCTGGAAGAAGTAttttcttggagtcatccatcacctttGTTTTTCACAgcctttctgccttttcttctgaatagatccctgagccttgaagagAGTGTGTTTGTTGATGATTAAGGCTGAATGCTCCAAAAATgatctgcacattgtccagttgtggatttctgtgttaACTACAGTCTACagcaagaagcagcttctctgatgaaggttcaGCAATGCTCTGATCTATGGATATAGCAATATGTCTTAcaagttattttattgctatgttcctttagtagaataatagtatgTTCCCCCCTTGGGCCAATGGACTAACTATTTTTAAGTTCTAGCCTCATTAACAGTGTCAGGTGTGAGTTCCATGGGATACTTGCTCATTCatgttcatttctattttattcataaaaGTAGAAATTGGCAACAGCTTAGATGTTTATCTACTTATGAATAGGTAACAAAATtgtagtatatttacacaatggaataatattcggctgttaagaaaaatgaaattttcaggcaaatggatagtgCTAGAAACAATCCTTCTAAACTGAAGGAACTCAGATCCAAAAAGATACACATTGCCTTCTTTATGGGTTGGTGTTAGGTTTTAAgctttaaatatatgtgtttcaATCAGAGTGACCACAAAAGTTAGGCCCTAGTAAGAGAATAAGAAGGAAGAGTGAATCTTCCAAAGAAGGGGAAACAATATAGTGTTATAAAGGGACAatggaattaaaaaacaaaacaaagcccccaAAAATTAGAATAGGAAGATTAAATGAGGGGAGAAATAGAAGGGGAGTATGGGGACCACGAACACTGACTTTTGAAGTCATGTGAA
Encoded proteins:
- the Irak1bp1 gene encoding interleukin-1 receptor-associated kinase 1-binding protein 1, coding for MSLQPAPPSRVFMELVPWANLGRENNSISALEAQPVGSRPHVAKAHPGAREVHVSGSAEVSASPDRAQVAVRVSSTKEAAAEAKKSVCRRLDYITQSLQQQGLQAENVAVTKDIRRVENAYHMEAEVCITFTEFGKMQNICNFLVEKLDSSVVINPPEFYHTPGSVENLRRQACLVAVENAWRKAQEVCDLVGQTLGKPLLIKEEETKEWEGQIDDQLSRLPGSLTVQQKIKSATIHAASKVFITFEVKGKEKKKKHL